One genomic region from Gemmatimonadota bacterium encodes:
- a CDS encoding carboxypeptidase regulatory-like domain-containing protein codes for MRTATRGTSHRRAARRVCVGASALLAFAACDADRVFFDCSLEARASIAVTVVDSVSRVGLGAGSTLILEDGAYRDSVSFPIDQLMYNTMPLWALQSAEREGTYNVRVRRPGYQLWERRGVRVTADRCHVRTVELEARLQASP; via the coding sequence ATGCGCACCGCCACGCGCGGTACATCGCACCGACGCGCCGCCCGCCGTGTGTGTGTCGGCGCGTCCGCATTACTCGCGTTCGCCGCCTGTGACGCCGATCGAGTCTTCTTCGACTGCAGCTTGGAAGCGCGCGCCTCGATCGCGGTCACGGTCGTCGATTCGGTCTCGCGCGTGGGCCTGGGCGCCGGCTCCACATTGATCCTCGAGGACGGAGCATATCGAGATTCGGTGTCCTTTCCGATCGACCAGCTCATGTACAATACCATGCCGCTCTGGGCGCTTCAGAGCGCTGAGCGAGAGGGCACGTATAACGTTCGCGTGCGGCGGCCAGGCTACCAGCTCTGGGAACGACGCGGCGTGCGCGTGACGGCGGATCGGTGTCACGTGCGAACCGTGGAGCTAGAAGCACGACTGCAGGCGTCGCCGTAA